The Ziziphus jujuba cultivar Dongzao chromosome 1, ASM3175591v1 genome segment AATACATCAATTTTTCCAACCTTCGGAGGAGTTTTGTGCGCCAAGGCATCAATGCTGCTTCAGGTAAATAGCTACTATTAACTTCACCGATAAATCTGAAGAAAAGTCTTGTTATCCTCTTGTGATATTAACTCATGTTTTCTTGTTACACCTTTATATTGCTTTGTGATTCTAAATCCAGGTTTTTGTTTATGAATCCATCAGTGTAATGTGGATCTTtggattattaaatttataattgtgCATTGAGCTTGCAGAATGTTCCTCCTGCTCTGCTGGTTCGGTTTCTGAGGGAGCATCGATCAGAGTGGGCTGACTATGGGGTTGATGCATACTCTGCTGCATGTCTTAAAGCCAGCCCTTATGCTGTTCCATGTGCAAGACCTGGTGGCTTCCCTGGTAGCCAGGTCATTTTGCCTCTTGCACATACGGTGGAGCATGAAGAGGTAATGACCTATTGATTTTTACACAAAAAAACTTTatcattttgtttctttatgccggataataattacaatttgtatatatgtaaaaaaattatttcatttaacAACCTAATGCAGTTTATGGAGGTGGTTCGATTGGAAGGCCATGCTTTCTCACCGGAAGATGTTGCTTTGGCACGAGATATGTACATATTACAGGttgatattattatcattattgtgtgtgaaattgattttattattctttgaagtttgaaatctttatcataattattaatGTTCTTACATCCAAATTGGCAGTTGTGCAGTGGTATTGATGAGAATGCAGTCGGTGCCTGTGCTCAACTTGTCTTTGCGCCCATTGACGAATCGTTTGCTGATGAAGCTCCATTATTGCCATCTGGTTTTCGTGTCATACCATTGGATCCAAAATCAGTTGAGTGAAATCTTTGAGCTATACTTTTCTCACATTCATACTAGAATCAAGTGTTTATGAAGTAGATGAATAGCACTGCCAAGCAGCAAATAAGTTATAGATTGATCTTTTGCTTCCGTAACTTCAATGGTGGATGCTGCTGATGCTATTTGTTTAGTAATGTTTTTCTTCTACCATTTTGTTTTTGCTGttttaatatgaataaaatcATTCTACTGTTCACATAACTTTAGGAGGGATATTgtttgcaaatatttaagaatgGTTTTGTTCGACAATATGCTAGGATTGTCAGTCTGTTCTTTTCTTATGGTGTTTTGGTGATTGTACctcatttatcatattttttaatcttttctgCAGGATGGACCTGCTGCTACTCGAACACTAGATTTGGCCTCTACTCTTGAAGTAGGTCCTGGTAGTACCCGTCCAACTAGTGAAGCAAATACAAATAGTGACAATCTTAGGTCGGTCCTGACTATTGCCTTCCAATTTACTTTTGAGAACCACTTGCGTGACAATGTGGCGGCTATGGCTCGCCAGTATGTGCGTAGTGTTGTAGGGTCTGTTCAGAGGGTTGCTATGGCTATTGCTCCCTCCAGGCTCAGCTCCCAAATGGGATCAAAACTCCTTCCTCATTCTCCTGAGGCTCTTACTCTGGCACAATGGATATGTCGAAGCTACAGGTGGCTTTTTACAATCTCTTaaattagatattatatatTCTCTTTTTTGCGTTTTTATTCCTTCAGACCAATTGAAGTGTGACATTTTAGTTAGCAGACTTAGCTGACAACATAAGGCTTGTGTTTTCTTGATAGTATctctttttaaaatgtttcaacATTTTTAAACAAGTTTTCTTTCTTGATAGTTTTGGAGGTCATCGGTCACCGGAACCTAGTTGgataatttattagtttaacGATCTATCTTGTCGCTcgtctttttattattatttttcaactttCCTACGATGGATTGTTTCAGGATCTATACTGGGGGAGAGCTCGTCCATGTTGACTCACAATCTGGTGATGCTGTTTTGAAGCAACTTTGGAACCATTCGGATGCAATTATGTGCTGCTCTGTGAAAACAAATGTGATTGatctttccttttgttttatttatggcCTTTTTATATATCCAGGAATTCCTCAAAAGGATTTTTTGATGTGATTGTGGTTCCCAATGATTGGGCATATTCTCTCTTGTATTCTTTGTTCCACTACCTCAATTTATCAAGCAGAAAATTCTCAAATGTTGGTCTATCTTGTACATGGAAAGTCAACGTAATTCACAATACTATATTTGCAGGCTTCTCCTTTATTCACCTTTGCAAACCAGGCTGGACTTGACATGCTTGAAACAACTCTTGTGGCCCTTCAAGATATCATGCTTGACAAGATTCTAGATGAAGCTGGACGGAAGATACTGTGTTCGGAGTTCTCAAAAATCATGCAACAGGTAATTCAGCGTTTGGATTACAAGTTGAATTGAAATGGAAATGAAAGACTACTACTTTTATGCGGAGGACTAAGAATAACTCCATTTTAATGTGCTAGAACGATAGAAGTTCCGGATATTAAGCAGTTTAATTAGGAATTACTACATCTGTTGCGGATTAGCAGAGAACATTAAATAGCATCTAATCTTGCAGTTTAAATTTGCAGGGTTTTGCTTATCTGCCAGCAGGTATATGCATATCCAGCATGGGCAGGCCTGTGTCTTATGAGCGGGCGGTTGCATGGAAAGTTCTAAACGATGATGATTCGCATCATTGCCTGGCTTTCGTGTTTGTAAACTGGTCTTTTGTGTGACGGTGAAGACCAAATAAAACACTCGAAACCCTTTGGCCATCAATTAAGTTA includes the following:
- the LOC107418576 gene encoding homeobox-leucine zipper protein ATHB-14 isoform X3 translates to MNGQHQQQQNPTPQQPQRDANNPAGLLAIAEETLAEFLSKATGTAVDWVQMIGMKPGPDSIGIVAVSRNCSGVAARVCGLVSLEPTKVAEILKDRPSWYRDCRCIDVLSVIPTANAGTIELIYMQTYAPTTLAAARDFWTLRYTTSLEDGSLVICERSLTSSTGGPTGPPPSSFVRAEMLPSGFLIRPCEGGGSIIHIVDHIDLDAWSVPEVLRPLYESSKILAQKMTIAALHHIRQIAQETSGEIQCGGSRQPAVLRTFSQRLCRGFNDAVNGFADDGWSLMGSDGVEDVTIVINSSPNKFLGSQHNTSIFPTFGGVLCAKASMLLQNVPPALLVRFLREHRSEWADYGVDAYSAACLKASPYAVPCARPGGFPGSQVILPLAHTVEHEEFMEVVRLEGHAFSPEDVALARDMYILQLCSGIDENAVGACAQLVFAPIDESFADEAPLLPSGFRVIPLDPKSDGPAATRTLDLASTLEVGPGSTRPTSEANTNSDNLRSVLTIAFQFTFENHLRDNVAAMARQYVRSVVGSVQRVAMAIAPSRLSSQMGSKLLPHSPEALTLAQWICRSYRIYTGGELVHVDSQSGDAVLKQLWNHSDAIMCCSVKTNASPLFTFANQAGLDMLETTLVALQDIMLDKILDEAGRKILCSEFSKIMQQGFAYLPAGICISSMGRPVSYERAVAWKVLNDDDSHHCLAFVFVNWSFV